TATCGCACCGGTCGCACCATCACGGACGCCCGTGACCATACCCCGGCGGCCCGCCAGGCCCCTTCGCGGGTGCAGAGCCGCACCACCGTGGTCTCTCGTGGCGGGTTCGGCGGCGGGGGTCGCAGCTACGGCGGCTGATCAGTCGCCGATGGTGTCCAGGTCGCGGCCCCGCGTCTCGGGCAAGCAGATCAGGCTGACGATCACCGCCAGCAGGGTGAAGCCGACCGAATACCAAAGGCCGAAATAGATGTTCCCCGACCAGGCCACCAAGGCGAAGCTGGCTGCGGGCAGCAGACCGCCGATCCAGCCGGTGCCGACGTTGTAGGGCAGGCTCATGGCCGTATATCGCACCCGGGTCGGGAACAGCTCGACCAGGGCTGCGGCCTGAGGTCCATAGAGGGCGCAGGCGGCGATGATGAAGATCATCATGATCCCGAAGACGGCGGGCAAGTTGATCCGCGCCGGATCGGCCCGGTCCGGATAGCCGGCGCTGACCAGGGCCGCCTTGATGCGGCCGTCCACTTCGGCGCGCGCAGCCTTCAGGGCGGCCGGCGTCAGGCCCGCGCCCTCGACCGAGGCCACCTCCACCGCGCCGATGCGAACCACGGCAACCGTGCCCGTCGGAGCCGCCTGGTTGTCGTAGGAGACCCCGGCGTTGGACAGCACATTCTTGGCGATGTCGCAGGAACTGGCGAAGGCGGTCTTGCCCACGGGATCAAACTGGATGGCACAGGTCGCCGGATCGGCCACCACCACCACGGGCGAAGAGGCCTGGGCCTCGGCCAGGGCCGGATTGGCCGCCCGGGTCAGGGCATGAAAACCAGGGAAGAAGGCGATCAGGGCCAGGATCATCCCACCCAGCATGACCGGCTTTCGTCCCACCTTGTCCGATAGCCAGCCGAAAAAGACATAGAGGAAGGCCGAACAGACCGTCACCGCCAGCACCAGCTGATCGACGGTCGACACCTCCACTTTCAGAACCCGCTCCATGAAGAAGCGGGTATAGAAATAGCCGCAGTACCAGACCGCGCCCTGGGCGATCATGATGCCGAACAGGGCGATCAGCACGTATTTGCCGTTCTTCCAGGTGCCAAAGGCCTCGCGGTAAGGGGTCCGGCGTGCCCCGCCCTCCGCCTCCATCCGCTTGTAGGCCGGGCTCTCGTTCAGCTTGAGCCTGATCCACAGCGACACGATCAGCAGGAGCAGCGACAGCAGGAAGGGGATGCGCCAGCCCCACTCGTCGAAGGCCTCGGTTCCGAGAATGGCCCGCGTCGTCAGGATGACGCTGAGCGCGCCGATCAGACCCAGGGCCGCCGTGGTCTGAATCCAGCCGGTCAGCAGGCCGCGCCTGGGCCGCGGGGAATGTTCGGCGACATAGATGGCGGCTCCGCCGTATTCTCCGCCCAGGGCAAAGCCCTGAAGGATGCGCATCAGGATCAGCAGGATCGGAGCGACGATGCCGATCTGGTCATAGTCGGGCAACAGACCGATGGCGACCGTGGCAAATCCCATCAGGCTGATGGTCACCAGAAAGGTGGTCTTGCGTCCCGTCTTGTCGCCGAACCAGCCGAAAACCAGCGCGCCGAGGGGCCGCACCACGAAGCCGACGCCAAAGGTCAACAATGCCAGGATGTAGGAGGCCGCCTCGCCGACATCGGCATAGAAATGCCGGGCGATGACGGTGGTCAGCGAGCCGAAGATGAAGAAGTCATACCATTCGAAGGCCGTGCCCGCTGCGGAGGCTCCGACCACGGTTCGCAATCCGGGCTCGCCCTGTTCGCGATCCCTCGACCCTTCGATATCAGCCATTGGTTTCCCCAACCCTGGTGCTTCTGCTGAGCGCCTGATCGGATGCTAGCTTGGCCATAGACAAACGAAAACCCCGCCAACCTTGCGGTCGACGGGGTTCCGGCTCGCGGCCGAGGTCGGGGAGACCGACCGCGAGTGTGCGTTGATCTCAGATCAGCAGGTGCGGCCTTCGGCGCACTGCTCGACAGCCTGGCCAGCGGCCTGAGCGTCTTCACCCACGCCGGCGACGGTGTTGCAGGCGGCGGTGGTCAGGGCGGCGGCGGTCGCGATCAGAACGAAAATCTTGCGCATGGGAAGGCTCCGGTGAATGAAACAGGTCGGGCGAGAACCTTGGCCGTCGTCCTCGTCTGCCTGATCAACGCGATGCGCGCGGCGCGGTTCCGTATGGAACTACTTCTCCGGGGGGGCGCGTCGCTTCAGGCGTGGCGAAGGTCATCCGCGCGATGGTTCCGCCTCCCGGTGCCGGCGTCAGATCGGCCTCGCCGCGCAACTGTTTGGCAAAGGCCCCCATCAGGGTACGGCCGACGCCGGCGCGGGCTTCCTCATCCATCCCGGGGCCATTGTCCTCGACCTCCAGCACACTGGTCGTCCCATTGACGCGGAAGCGGACCTTGAGGTCGCCCCCTCGCCCGGCAAAAGCGTGTTTCTGGGCATTGGCGACCGCTTCCACCAGCCACAGGGCGAGCGGTGCCAGTTTGTCGGGATCGACCAGCAGGGAATCGGCATCGACCGCACTGGTCACGACCGGCCCCCGCATGGCCTCGCCGGCCACCAGCTGCCCGACCAGTTCGGTCAGGAAGACCTTGGCGTCAGCGTGCCTTATGTCGTCGCTCTGATAGAGGGTGCGATAGATCAGGGCCAGGGCCGCGATCCTCTGGAGCGTATCGCCCAGGGCCGCCTTGGCCGGTGCATCCTTGAGGGCCCGCTGCTGCATGCTGAGCAGGGACGAGATGATCTGAAGGTTGTTTTTCACCCGGTGGTGGATCTCGCGCATCAGCGCGTCTTTTTCCTCCAGCGAGTCGGTCAGTGATCGGTCCCTTGCCGTGATCGCCTCGGCCAGCTCGTCGAGGGTGCGGGCCAGGACCCGGATCTCGGACGGGGCATTGACCGCCTGAACCGGTCGCACCGAAAACCGTCCCCGGGCATAGATGGCGGCGATCCGCTCCAGATAATCCAGCCAGCGGATCACGATCCGCTCCGACACCAGCATCACCGCCGCAAAGGCCAACAGCCAGGCCCCCAGCGGCAGCAGAAGCGTCCCGATCGGGTTCAGGCGGGCCCAGGACAACCAGCCCGGCGCTGGCGCAGACAGCAGGACATAGACATCGCGTCCCGCCAGGGCCGCCCCGGCATAGACGCGCCTGTGACCCGACGCATCCACAGCTTCGAACTGGGCCGAGGAACCGGCCCGCGCGCGCTCGACCCAGCCGGCAACGCTGTCGCCCCGGCTGGCCTGGAACGCCTGGGGGTCTGTGGCGATGAGGATGTTGCCGTCCGCATCGGTCAGGGCCGCCTCGGAGCCCTCCGGCAAGGCCCGGTCGCGCGTGTCAGGTTGAAGGGCACTGAGGGGGATGATCGCCGCCATGGACCCGTCAAAGGCCCCCAGAGGGCGCTCCAGACGGATCGCCGCGATCAGGGCAGGGCCGTCCGTCGCGCCGTCTGGAGCACGGGCGACCGTCATCGGTTCGCCCAGGCGCAGCCGGGTAAACCAGGGGTCGCGCCCGGCCTGGGCCTGCCAGGCGGCGGCCGAGGGCCGGAGGTCAGAGGCACAGGTGGCCGTGCCCGTGGCACTGTAGCGAACCAGGCTGGAATAGCCGTCGAGCCTGTCGACCAGAGCCGTCAGGCGCGGCCCGCAGAAGGGGCCCAGTGTTTCGGGACGCAGCGCCTGCAAAAGCACAGCAGCCCCGTCCAGTCGGCTCTTGGCCGCTGCCGCGCTGCGTTCGGCCGCCAGGGTCAGGTCGGTGCGCCGATCTTCGGCCTGACGCCGGAAGTCGTTCACCGTCTGGACGGCGCTCAGGATCAGTATGGGGGCCAGGGCGACGGCCATGGCCATGCCCATGCGAAAGCGGATGCCCTGGAACCGTGGCGCGGCCAGCCCTCGGCCCAATGACCGTCCCAGACGCACCACCCGCTCAGCCCTGCCGAGTGCCGCTCAGGCGATCTGCATCGGCCAGGATGGAGCGCATGGCGTCGCCGGCCGCCTTGCCGTCGCGGGCGTAGCCACCGCGTTCCAGCGTGGCCAGCAAGGCGCGCCGGGCACGGCTGACGCGGCTCTTTACCGTGCCCACCGCGCACTGACAGATGTCGGCAGCCTCTTCGTAGGCAAAGCCGCCGGCCCCGACCAGGATAAGCGCTTCGCGCTGTTCCTTGGGCAGGGTGTTCAAAGCCATGCGCAGTTCGTCCAGTGCGACGGGGGCCTCGGGATCGTCCACAGCGACCAAGGTCCGCTCGGCGGCTTCCTGATCGAGCTGCGACTGCCGCCACGAACGGCGCTTTTCCGAATAGAACTGGTTGCGCAGGATCATGAAGGTCCAGGCCTTCATGTTCGTGCCCATTTGATAGCTGGCCCGCGCATCCCACGCCTTCATCATGGCGTCCTGGGCCAGATCGTCGGCAGCCGTCGGGTCCCCCGTCAGGGTCCGCGCGAACGCGCGCAGATGCGGGATCAGGGTGATCAGCTGCGCCTTGAAGGCATTGTCGTCCGCAGAGGGCGGCTTGGGGGCCGGTCCGGTCATGCGCCACCCTTGCCGGTGCGGTCATCCGCACGGCGCAGAATATCCAGGAACTCGTCCGGCACCGGCTCGTTAACCACCTCGTCGAACATGTGGCGGAGCTTTACGCCAATGGCCTGTTGGCGCAGGCGCGCCTCTTCAAGGCCAGCTTCGTTATCCGAGGCCGCCGAGTTGCGTCGGGTGGGTTCAGAGTTTTCAATCATCAAGGGATCGATCGCCGCCGCTGGCTGCTGGGTAGGTGGTCGCCGGGAACGTCACCCGCGTGCTGGGGTTCCGTCATGGCTCAGCTTTAATGTGACCAGATTTTCAGACAAGCGGAACCGTTGCGGATTTGATACGTTTGCAGCGCCTACGGCGGCCTCATGGTAGGGGTTGCTTCCTGTCGGGGATTTTTTGAAATGAGCCTACTCGCCCGTCTCGCGCCGCACCTGCCTTATGTGCGCCGTTACGCTCGTGCCCTCACGGGCGATCAGACCACGGGCGACAACTATGTCCGCGTCGCGCTTGAAGCCCTGGCCGCCGGCGAACGTCAGCTGCCCTCGGACATGACGCCGCGTGTGGCCCTGTACCACGTGTTCCATGCCATCTGGTCCTCGACCGGTGCCCGTCTGGAGGATGCCAGCGGCCTGGAAGCGGGAGATGATGCCGCCAGCCGCCTGATGCGGATCTCGCCCCGTTCGCGCCAGGCTTTCCTGCTGACGGCGCTCGAAGGGTTCACGCCATCGGAGGCCGCCCAGATTCTCGGCGCGGACGCCCATGACGTCGAGCGTCTGATCAGCGAAGCCCAGGCCGATATCGACGCCGAACTGGCCACCGATGTCCTGATCATCGAGGACGAAGCCATCATCTCGGCGGACATCGAAAGCCTGGTGCGCGAACTGGGTCACAACGTCACCGCCACCGCCACCACCCACGACGAAGCGGTCGACGCCGTGGCCCGTCACCGTCCGGGTCTGGTTCTGGCCGACATTCAGCTGGCCGACGGTTCCTCGGGCATCGATGCGGTCAAGGACATCCTGAAACGCTTCGACGTTCCGGTCATCTTCATCACGGCCTTCCCCGAGCGTCTGCTGACCGGCGAACGGCCCGAGCCGACGTTCCTGATCACCAAGCCGTTCCAGCCGGAAACGGTCAAGGCGGCGATCAGCCAGGCCTTGTTCTTCCACCCCACGCGCCAGAAGCAGGCCGCCTGAGGTCAGTGCCGGAGGGGAAGGATCTTCCCCTCCGTCCCGCACGCTTTGCCCCTCGTCGCCTCATGGGCTAGGCAGGGATCAAGAAAGTGCGAGGGTTTAGATGCGTGTCTTGATTCTGGGTGGTGACGGATTCTGTGGCTGGCCCACGGCCCTGCACTTGTCGGCGCGGGGCTGGGACGTCACCGTGGTCGACAATCTGTCACGCCGGAACATCGACAACGAACTGGAAGTGCGTTCCCTGACGCCCATCCGCACCATGGGCGAGCGCATCGCCGCCTGGCAGGCCATCAGCGGGCGCAAGATCGACTTCGTCAACATGACGGTGGGCAAGGAGTTCGACCGTCTGGTGGCTCTGATCCGTGATGTCCGCCCCGACAGCGTGGTGCATTTCGCCGAACAGCGCGCGGCCCCCTATTCGATGAAGTCGGCGCGGCACAAACTCTATACCGTCGACAATAATCTGAATGCGACCAACCACCTCCTGGCGGCTATCGTCGAGAGCGGCCAGGACGTGCATCTGGCGCACCTCGGCACCATGGGGGTCTATGGCTATGCGACAGCGGGTCTTCGCATCCCGGAGGGCTATCTGAAGGTCACGGTGGAAACGGACCACGGGCCGACCGAACAGGAAATCCTGTTCCCGCCCAATCCGGGGTCCATCTATCACATGACCAAGACCCAGGACGCCCTGCTGTTCCAGTTCTATGCCCGCAATGACAATCTGCGGATCACCGACCTGCACCAGGGGATCGTCTGGGGCACCCAGACCGAGGAGACCCGCCAGGACGAGCGGCTGATCAACCGGTTCGACTATGACGGCGACTATGGCACGGTCCTGAACCGCTTCCTGATGCAGGCGGCGGTCGGCCATCCCCTGACGGTGCACGGCTCTGGCGGCCAGACCCGCGCCTTCATCCATATTCAGGACACGGTCCGCTGCGTCGAGCTGGCGCTGAAGAACCCGCCCAAGGCCGGCGAGCGGGTCAAGATCCTGAACCAGATGACCGAAAGCCACCGGGTCCGCGACCTGGCCGCCATGATCGCTAACCTGACCGGGGCCGAGGTCGCCCAGGTGCCCAATCCCCGTCAGGAAGCCGACGAGAACGATCTGGTCGTGGCCAATGACCAGTTCCGCGACCTCGGCCTGAAGCCGATCACCCTGCGGCAGGGTCTGATGGACGAGGTGACGGACATCGCCCGCCGCTATGCCGACCGGGTCGACATGACCAAGATCCCCTGCGTTTCCAGCTGGAACAGCCGCCGAGCCGAAGCGCTCACGGCCGACGCTCCTGCCGCTTCGGCGGCCCGGCCTGAACCTGCGGCGGTGCGCGCCTGACCGCGTCACTGCTGATCTTTGGCGGCGGATATCTGGGCCAGGCCGCCGGACGCGCCGTCATCGCGGCGGGCGGCCGAGCCATGGCGACGTCTCGCGATCCCCAGCGGCGTGCATCCCTGATCCAGGCGGGGATGGAGGCGATCGACCCGGCGGACCAGGAGGCCCTGTCGAACGCCGTCGCCACCTGCGGCCGTATTCTGATTACAGCCCCGCCCGAGGGGCCCGGCTGTCCGGGCGCGCGGGCTCTGATCCCGGCGATTGCCGCGACCGGCACCTATCCCGATTGGGTCGGCTATGTCTCTTCGACAGCCGTCTATGGCGATCGTGACGGCGGCTGGGCGTTCGAAGGCGATGCCCTGAATGCCGCCAGCCTGGAAGGTGCGCGCCGGGTCCGGGCCGAGCGCGACTGGCTGGACGCAGGCCAGGGCATGGGGCTGACGGTGCAGATTTTCCGACTGCCCGCCATCTATGGACCGGGCCGCTCGATCGTCGACCGGCTGAGCGCGGGCACGGCGCGTATCGTGGTCAAGCCGGGCCAGATCTTCAACCGGGTCCATGTCCAGGACGCTGTAGACGGCCTGTTCGCTTCGATGGCCCGGCCGCGACCGGGCGCGGCCTATAATCTTTGCGACGACGAGCCTGCCCCTTCCGACGTGGTCACCGCCTGGGCCGCGGCACGTCTGGGGCTTGAGACCCCGCCCCAGGTGGACTGGACCGATCCGTCGGTCTCGGAATCGATGCGGCGCTTCTACCGTGATTCAAAACGCGTCTCGAATGCCTTGGCCAAGGCCGAACTGGGCTGGCGACCGCGCCACCCGACCTGGCGGGAGGGGCTCGAGGCGATTATCGCAGAGGCCGAGCAGCAGGCGGCCGGTCAGGCATAGGGATCAGCGCCCGTAGCGCGCGCGATCGCAGCCCGCAGCTCGGGCAGGCCGCCCCCCTTTTCGGCCGAGGTCACGGCCACCTCTGGAAACGCAGCCGGGCGCTTGGAGATGGCCTTCAGGGTTGCTGCGGCGACGGCCTCAGCCTCGCCGGCCTTCAGCTTGTCGGCCTTGGTCAGCACGATCTGATAGCTGACGGCGGCCTTATCCAGAGCGTCCAGCGCCTCGGTATCGACCGCCTTCAGGCCATGGCGGCTGTCGATCAGCAGATAGACCCGCTTCAGCGTCACCCGACCGCGCAGATAGTCGCGGCCCAGGTCCTGGAATTTCTTGACCGTCGTGCGCGAGGCCTTGGCCCAGCCATAGCCCGGCAGGTCGACCAGCCGCATTCGCCCGTCCAGGTCGAAGAAGTTGACCTCTCGCGTCCGGCCCGGCTCGTTGGAGGCCCGCGCCAGCTTGTGCATTCCGACCAGGCCGTTGATCAGGCTGGACTTGCCGACGTTGGACCGGCCGGCAAAAGCGACTTCCGGCAGGTCCGGATCGGGCAGTTGCTCGATCTTGGCGCAGCCCATGACGAAGGTCGCAGGCCGCGAGAACAGGACCCGTGCAGCCTCGATCTCTTCGTCGGTGAAGTCGGTCAAGTGGCTGTCTTCTTGATGTATTTGTCGATGAACTGGTCGATCGGGTTCTCGGCCTTGAAGCGGTGCATGATCACATACTGCTGCAGGATCGACAGGATGTTGTTCCACGACCAATAGACCAGCAGGCCTGCCGCAAAGGGCGCCATGATGAAGGTGAACACCAGCGGCATGAAGGCGAAGATCTTGCGCTGGACCGGATCGGGCGCGGGCGGGTTCATCGCCTGCTGCAGCCACATGGTGGCACCGTAGAAGATGGCCAGGACGCTGAGCGCCAGGGTAAAGCCGCCGCCACCGTGGATCGAGATCAGCCCACCGATCAGCGGCACGGTGGACGGATCCCACGGGATCAGGCCGAACAGGGTCCAGATGTTGGACGGATCGCGCACGCTGAGGTCCTGGATCCAGCCGAAGAAGGGCGCGTGGCGCATCTCGATGGTGACGAACAGCACCTTGTACAGGGCATAGAAGACCGGGATCTGGATGATGATCGGGATACATCCGGCCAGAGGGTTGATCTTCTCGCGCTGATACAGGGCCATCAGCTCCTGCTGCTGTTTAGGCGCGTCGTCGGCGTATTTCTTCTTCAGTTCCTCCATCTTGGGCTGGAGGTTCCGCATCTTGGACAGGCTCTCATAGGCCTTGTTGGCCAGGGGGAACATGATGACCTTGACCACGACGGTCAGGGCCAGGATGGCCAGGCCGAAGTTGCCGAACACGCCGAAGAAGAAGTCCACGACCAGGAAGATCGGCCGCGTCAGGAAGAACAGGAAACCCCAGTCGATCGCATAGATGAAGCGCGGCAGGTCCAGCGACTTTTCGTAATCGGCCAGAACCTCGTTGCGCTTGGCTCCGGCGAACAGGCGCTGGGTCTCCACGATCTGGGCCCCCGGCGCGACGGTGCGGACCGAGCCCTGCAGATTGGCTTCGTGGACGTTCAGCCCGTTGACGTCGCGAACGCGGAACTCGGCACCCACCGTCTCGGCCTGGTCCGGGATCAGCGCGGCCATCCAGTATTTGTCGGTGATGCCCAACCAGCCGCCGGTCGTCTCATGCTGGACGCGGCCCTTCTTGACCCAGTCGTTGTACTTGACCTGTTCGGTCGAGAAGCCAGAGCCCTTGGAGAAGGTGCCAATGGCGCCTTCGTGCAGGATCGGCTGCTTGCCCAGGTCCGAAGGGATGCCCTGACGCTCGACCCGGCCATAGGGGCGCAGGGTGATCGCCTGGGTGCCCAGGTTGGCGACCGTATCGGTGACGGTGAAGACATAGCGGTCGTCGACCGCGACAACTCGCGTGAAGCGCAGGCCCTGTCCATTGTCCCAGGTCAGGGTGACCGGCGTGGTCGGCGTCAGCACCGAACCGGCCGTCAACTGCCAGGGCGTATTCGGCCCGGGGACGCCGCCGGCGACATTGGCTCCGATCCAGCCGAACTGGGCGAAATAGGCATGGTTCATGCCCTGGGGTCGGAACAGTTCAACCGGGGGCGAGCCCTCGGCCAGAGTCTGATCGTATTCGGTCAGGAACAGGTCGTCGATCCGGCTGCCGACCAGCGACAGCGATCCGCGCAGGGTCGGCGTCTGGATCGGCACGCGCTTGGCGGTGCCCAGGGCCTGGCGACGATCGGTGATGAAGACGGTGGGCGCGCCCGAGGCATCGGCGGCCGTGCCGACCTGGCCGGGTACCGGGGCTGACTTTTCCGCAGCAGCCAACTGGGCGGCCCGGCGGGCATCGGCCTGGGGCTGCAGCACGAACGCCTGATAGGCGAACAGGAAGATGACCGTGATCACGATGAAGATGATCGTGTTCCGGCTGTTCTCGCTTTTCATGGAGGTCCAGGGTCCTGGCCGGGAGCGGCACTGTCAGAGGGCGCGTCGCGGAGCGCGGGCCGGGGCGTCGCCAGCCTTGTAAGCGCCGATTTCACATCGTCAAGCAAACGGTCCCACGGACGGTCCGCCGTGCCCATGCGGGCGATGAACACATAGTCGCAGCCGGGGCAGCCGTGCAGGGGCAGAAGCGCCCTGGCTGCCTCGCGCAGTCGTCGCTTGGCGCGGTTGCGAATGACGGCACCGCCGATCTTGCGGGTGGCGGTGAAACCGACGCCGACCGCGGCTTCTGCATCGGCCCGATGCAGTTGCTGAACCACGACGGCCCCGCGGGCCTGAGAAACGCCTTTCGCGGCCGCCAGAAACTGGGGCCGCGAGGTCAGGCGACGAATTTCGAAAGGTTCACTCATCTGTTCCTCCCCCCTTGGGGGAAGGGGACCGCGAAGCGGTGGAGGGGCCAACCCCAGACAGGCACTTCGCGTCCGGCCCCCTCCACCACGCACAGCGCGGTCTTCCTCTCCCGACGGGAGAGGAATGAAGAAGGCGATGTCCGCCTTACGCCGTCAGGCGTTTGCGGCCCTTGGCGCGACGACGCGCAACGATCTTCTGTCCGTTCTTGGTGGCCATCCGCGAACGGAAGCCGTGACGGCGCTTGCGCACGAGTCGCGACGGCTGATAGGTCCGCTTCACGGTCGGCTCCTCAAAGCTGAATACAGGAAGCACCGGACATGAAGGCGTCCAGCGCAGGAGGGCGGGCGTATAAGGCGGCAGAAGGTGGGTGTCAACGCCGACTTCGTCCAGATCGACCAAGGCGTAACCCGGATGCCATCCGGGCAGGGTGGAGTGAAGATGGATAAGGTCCGGCGTTTCGCGCCCCTGATCGTTCTGGCGGCGGTGATCGCCTTGGTGTTTGGCATGGGCTGGAACCAATATCTGTCGTTGGACACGATCCGCGACCATGGCCAGGGCTTCCGCGACTTCACGGCCGCCAACTATCTGCTCAGCCTGCTGCTGCTCATGGCATTGTTCGCGGCGATGACGGCCAGCGTCGTGCCGGGCGTCTTCTTCATCACGATTACGGCCGGCTATCTCTTCGGGCCCTGGGTCGGTGGGGTGTCGACCGCAATCGCGGCGACCCTGGGCGCCTTGGCCATCTATTGGGTGGCGCGCACGGCCCTGGGGCGATCGCTGCGGGAACAGGCCCAGGCCAAGGCCGGGTTGATGCAGAAGGTCTGCGACGCCATCGACCGCGACACCTTCTGGTATGTCCTGGCCTCGCGTCTGGCCGTGGTGGTGCCGTTCCACATGATCAATGTCGCGGCGGGCCTGATGGCGGTGCGCCTGGTCCCCTATACCACCGCGACGGTGATCGGCCTTTTGCCGGCCCATATCATCTATTGCTGGATCGGGGCGCGGCTGAACCAGTTGCTGGTCAGCGACCCGGATCCGGATTTCCAGGCCCTGTTCAACCAGTTCTGGGCTCCGATGCTGGGCGTCTTTGTGCTGGCGGTCGTTCTGCCCCTCGTCCTGAAGCGGGCCCAGGCCGCCTTTCAGAAGCGCCCGGCATGACGGAAGTGCCTCTACATCTGCGGGCTCGAGACGCGATCCTGCGGCGGCTGCATCGCCCGTCGTTCGATGGCCTTTCGGGCCAGTTGCTGATCCTGACGGCGGCCTTCACCCTGGCAGTCGAGGCCCTGATCATTGCGCCGAGCGCGGCGTCGTTTCACGAGCGCTGGCTGCTGGACCGACTGCAGGCCGCCGAACTGGCCTCGGTGGGGGTCGAGGCTCTGCCCTATTCCATGGTGGAGGATGAGACGGCCGAACAGCTGCTGACCATCGGCGGCGTTCAGGCCGTGGTCGTCGGCGAACAGGGCGTGCGCCGCCTGCTGCTGCAGGCCCCCAACCTGCCGCGTGCGCCCGATCTGATCGATCTGCGCGATCGCGGCGTCTGGGCCCGTCTGGCGGATCCCTGGCGGACCCTGGCGGGCCACCCCGACCGTTCGGTGCGGGTCCAGGCGCGGCCGCGCTATCGGTCCGGCGATTTCATCGAGATCCTGGCCCCGGCCGAGCCGCTGAAACAGGAACTGCGCGCCTTCCTGCTGAACAGCCTTCTGATGTCCTTGCTGATCTCGGCGGTGGCGGGGGGACTGCTGTATGCGGCCCTGGCCTATCTTGTGCTTCGGCCGCTCAGCCGGGTCACCCGCTCGATCGAGCGGTTCGCCGACGATCCGGAATCGCAGCCTGAGCCGCCCAGCGCCCGCCGGGACGAAATCGGCCGCGTCGAGCGCGAACTGGTCCGCATGCAGCAGGAAGTCCGCGATTCCCTGCGCAGCCGTGCGCGGCTGGCCACGCTGGGCGAGGCGGTGGCCAAGATCAATCACGACCTGCGCAACATGCTGACCTCGGCCCAGATCGCGTCGGATCGCCTGGCGGTGTCGGCAGACCCCCATGTGGCCAAGGCTCTGCCCCGGCTGGAGCGGGCGCTGGGCCGTGCCGCTGCCCTGACGCGCAATGTGCTCGACTATGGCAAGAGCGAGGAACCAGCCCCTCAGGTGCAGAAGGTTTCGCTCAGCCGGGCCGCCATCGCGGCTGCCGAGGACGCAGGGCTGGAAGGCGACGGGGTGCGTCTGGCCCGGGCCATTCCGGCCCGTCTGATGGTCCAGGCGGACCCGGATCATCTGCATCGCATCCTGGTCAATCTGATGCGCAATGCCCGTCAGGCGATCGAGACCGATCCTCTGCGCAACGGACGTCGTCGGGGTGTCGGGACCGTGCGGATTTCGGCGAGCACCGAGCCGGGATGGGTGCGGGTTCAGATCGCCGACGACGGGCCAGGCATTCCCGAGCGCCTGTCCAGCCGCCTGTTCGACCCGTTCGTCAGCGGGGCGG
The genomic region above belongs to Brevundimonas vitisensis and contains:
- a CDS encoding NAD-dependent epimerase/dehydratase family protein; the protein is MRVLILGGDGFCGWPTALHLSARGWDVTVVDNLSRRNIDNELEVRSLTPIRTMGERIAAWQAISGRKIDFVNMTVGKEFDRLVALIRDVRPDSVVHFAEQRAAPYSMKSARHKLYTVDNNLNATNHLLAAIVESGQDVHLAHLGTMGVYGYATAGLRIPEGYLKVTVETDHGPTEQEILFPPNPGSIYHMTKTQDALLFQFYARNDNLRITDLHQGIVWGTQTEETRQDERLINRFDYDGDYGTVLNRFLMQAAVGHPLTVHGSGGQTRAFIHIQDTVRCVELALKNPPKAGERVKILNQMTESHRVRDLAAMIANLTGAEVAQVPNPRQEADENDLVVANDQFRDLGLKPITLRQGLMDEVTDIARRYADRVDMTKIPCVSSWNSRRAEALTADAPAASAARPEPAAVRA
- a CDS encoding MFS transporter, with the translated sequence MADIEGSRDREQGEPGLRTVVGASAAGTAFEWYDFFIFGSLTTVIARHFYADVGEAASYILALLTFGVGFVVRPLGALVFGWFGDKTGRKTTFLVTISLMGFATVAIGLLPDYDQIGIVAPILLILMRILQGFALGGEYGGAAIYVAEHSPRPRRGLLTGWIQTTAALGLIGALSVILTTRAILGTEAFDEWGWRIPFLLSLLLLIVSLWIRLKLNESPAYKRMEAEGGARRTPYREAFGTWKNGKYVLIALFGIMIAQGAVWYCGYFYTRFFMERVLKVEVSTVDQLVLAVTVCSAFLYVFFGWLSDKVGRKPVMLGGMILALIAFFPGFHALTRAANPALAEAQASSPVVVVADPATCAIQFDPVGKTAFASSCDIAKNVLSNAGVSYDNQAAPTGTVAVVRIGAVEVASVEGAGLTPAALKAARAEVDGRIKAALVSAGYPDRADPARINLPAVFGIMMIFIIAACALYGPQAAALVELFPTRVRYTAMSLPYNVGTGWIGGLLPAASFALVAWSGNIYFGLWYSVGFTLLAVIVSLICLPETRGRDLDTIGD
- the nepR gene encoding anti-sigma T factor NepR; the protein is MIENSEPTRRNSAASDNEAGLEEARLRQQAIGVKLRHMFDEVVNEPVPDEFLDILRRADDRTGKGGA
- a CDS encoding entericidin A/B family lipoprotein, which gives rise to MRKIFVLIATAAALTTAACNTVAGVGEDAQAAGQAVEQCAEGRTC
- the phyK gene encoding sensor histidine kinase PhyK, producing the protein MGMAMAVALAPILILSAVQTVNDFRRQAEDRRTDLTLAAERSAAAAKSRLDGAAVLLQALRPETLGPFCGPRLTALVDRLDGYSSLVRYSATGTATCASDLRPSAAAWQAQAGRDPWFTRLRLGEPMTVARAPDGATDGPALIAAIRLERPLGAFDGSMAAIIPLSALQPDTRDRALPEGSEAALTDADGNILIATDPQAFQASRGDSVAGWVERARAGSSAQFEAVDASGHRRVYAGAALAGRDVYVLLSAPAPGWLSWARLNPIGTLLLPLGAWLLAFAAVMLVSERIVIRWLDYLERIAAIYARGRFSVRPVQAVNAPSEIRVLARTLDELAEAITARDRSLTDSLEEKDALMREIHHRVKNNLQIISSLLSMQQRALKDAPAKAALGDTLQRIAALALIYRTLYQSDDIRHADAKVFLTELVGQLVAGEAMRGPVVTSAVDADSLLVDPDKLAPLALWLVEAVANAQKHAFAGRGGDLKVRFRVNGTTSVLEVEDNGPGMDEEARAGVGRTLMGAFAKQLRGEADLTPAPGGGTIARMTFATPEATRPPGEVVPYGTAPRASR
- a CDS encoding sigma-70 family RNA polymerase sigma factor, which translates into the protein MTGPAPKPPSADDNAFKAQLITLIPHLRAFARTLTGDPTAADDLAQDAMMKAWDARASYQMGTNMKAWTFMILRNQFYSEKRRSWRQSQLDQEAAERTLVAVDDPEAPVALDELRMALNTLPKEQREALILVGAGGFAYEEAADICQCAVGTVKSRVSRARRALLATLERGGYARDGKAAGDAMRSILADADRLSGTRQG
- the phyR gene encoding anti-anti sigma factor/receiver protein PhyR is translated as MSLLARLAPHLPYVRRYARALTGDQTTGDNYVRVALEALAAGERQLPSDMTPRVALYHVFHAIWSSTGARLEDASGLEAGDDAASRLMRISPRSRQAFLLTALEGFTPSEAAQILGADAHDVERLISEAQADIDAELATDVLIIEDEAIISADIESLVRELGHNVTATATTHDEAVDAVARHRPGLVLADIQLADGSSGIDAVKDILKRFDVPVIFITAFPERLLTGERPEPTFLITKPFQPETVKAAISQALFFHPTRQKQAA